Proteins encoded by one window of Bacillus rossius redtenbacheri isolate Brsri chromosome 3, Brsri_v3, whole genome shotgun sequence:
- the LOC134530930 gene encoding beta-1,4-mannosyl-glycoprotein 4-beta-N-acetylglucosaminyltransferase gives MLFRRLEFKFSSLVLLLLLQILLMVCYILMVPFSHHQVTTVNTNLQSVKFLSLPYQEPTAKQDVQKFFSESSSIILPETTHDPYFYTINSTTCFILGTELGYMRRRGNITRCECKKGWHGTDCGLPEVMWRAFMASKRKILPRRRLQPRRVIYGFPVIGKETQLAEITLHELFKVVDLYVVCESNYTRLGEQKKLYFKNRLMKHFLKGTEHKILYLSADVYKQQSKITSDTYFNHLERIVWSKSISTIKNLHSDDLFVVMNAYEIPNAKAILYLKLYDGWPQPVGFRLRWSAYGFFWQHPKKTVVVPRGATAQLMKDLYHSDAGSHRGDKDHRTWREFKMVVGDLNHYGGWYCSWCLEPSAIVDTLAQTPPSASPVLWSAGDHKVVDSRYVEDLIGTGIWLDGKTPLLRCYRHRDPYFAPEYVMNNTWMYDSLITNFYSDIDYN, from the coding sequence ATGTTATTTAGGAGGttagaatttaaattttcttcACTCGTACTGTTATTGCTTTTACAAATATTGTTGATGGTTTGTTACATACTTATGGTGCCATTTTCACACCACCAGGTGACTACTGTTAATACAAATTTACAATCTGTAAAGTTTTTATCTTTGCCATACCAAGAACCTACTGCTAAACAGGATGTACAAAAGTTCTTTTCAGAGAGTAGTAGTATTATTCTTCCAGAAACCACACATGACCCATATTTTTATACCATTAATTCTACAACATGTTTTATTCTCGGTACTGAACTGGGTTACATGAGGCGTAGAGGTAACATAACCAGATGTGAATGCAAGAAAGGCTGGCATGGTACAGACTGTGGGCTACCAGAAGTAATGTGGCGAGCATTCATGGCATCTAAGCGGAAAATTCTCCCTCGTCGCCGATTGCAACCCAGAAGGGTCATCTACGGCTTCCCTGTAATCGGCAAAGAGACACAGCTCGCGGAGATCACACTGCATGAGTTATTTAAAGTGGTAGATCTTTATGTGGTGTGTGAGTCAAACTATACTAGGCTTGGAGAACAAAAGAAACTTTACTTTAAAAACAGGCTGATGAAACACTTTTTGAAAGGCACTGAACACAAAATACTATATCTTTCAGCTGATGTGTATAAACAACAATCAAAAATTACTTCTGACACATATTTTAACCATTTGGAAAGAATTGTGTGGTCCAAAAGTATATCAACAATCAAGAACCTGCACAGCGATGATCTGTTCGTCGTGATGAACGCTTACGAAATACCGAACGCCAAAGCAATACTGTATTTGAAGTTGTACGACGGGTGGCCCCAACCAGTCGGGTTCAGGCTACGATGGTCTGCGTATGGGTTTTTCTGGCAGCACCCAAAGAAGACAGTGGTGGTTCCCAGGGGAGCGACTGCACAGCTAATGAAAGACCTGTACCACAGTGACGCGGGCTCTCACCGTGGAGACAAGGATCACAGAACATGGCGAGAGTTTAAGATGGTGGTGGGGGACCTGAACCACTACGGGGGGTGGTACTGCAGCTGGTGCCTCGAGCCATCGGCCATCGTCGACACGTTGGCACAGACACCACCAAGCGCCAGCCCCGTGCTGTGGTCCGCTGGTGACCACAAGGTCGTGGACTCGCGTTACGTTGAGGACCTGATCGGGACGGGCATCTGGCTGGACGGTAAGACACCCCTGCTGCGCTGCTACCGACATCGAGACCCCTACTTCGCTCCGGAGTACGTCATGAACAACACTTGGATGTACGACTCTCTGATCACCAACTTCTACAGTGACATTGATTACAACTAG